The proteins below are encoded in one region of Pseudomonadota bacterium:
- a CDS encoding NUDIX domain-containing protein, with protein sequence MSLGVRVLAVDRSGRILMVRHGYTPGWHLPGGGVDYNETLEAAAARELLEETGYRCPNGMHIKGVAYNRKLWKGDHVVVFYATDLEKMADVKPGFEIAETGFFSPDDLPADTSAGTRARIVEWQAGSPISAYWNG encoded by the coding sequence ATGTCACTTGGCGTGCGTGTGCTGGCCGTCGATCGTTCTGGTAGGATCCTCATGGTTCGCCATGGGTACACGCCAGGGTGGCACCTGCCAGGAGGAGGCGTCGATTATAACGAAACCCTCGAAGCCGCCGCAGCGCGGGAGCTACTCGAGGAGACCGGATATCGATGCCCGAACGGGATGCACATCAAAGGTGTAGCGTACAATCGAAAGCTCTGGAAAGGCGACCATGTCGTGGTTTTCTATGCCACCGACTTAGAAAAGATGGCTGACGTGAAACCAGGCTTTGAGATTGCGGAAACAGGCTTTTTCTCACCGGACGATCTGCCTGCGGATACGAGCGCAGGGACGCGAGCCCGCATTGTTGAATGGCAAGCGGGCTCCCCAATCTCTGCGTATTGGAACGGCTAG
- a CDS encoding acetate/propionate family kinase — protein MGIVLTFNAGSSSLKFSGFKRTEGDPSRLFKGHFDAGKAPDSLTIELSTGEDFALGLEQSGDLSSAFETLLRWSSQHQSAGNIDAIGHRIVHGGLTYTNPIVLDDASLSELAKLEPLAPLHQPFNLKGVRLARRAFPGVPQIGCFDTAFHRRHPFVNDTFGLPYRFFDEGVRRYGFHGLSYTSISEALGRRDPKFAKAKVIVAHLGSGASMCAIREGQSIGSTMGFSALDGLPMGTRCGQLDPGVLIYLMETHGLDRAELTDLLYRESGLLGISGISNDMRVLLESDRPRAQDAIDYFVFRIRREIGAMTAVLGGLDALVFTGGIGENSAVVRERICADFGWLGLSIDPSKNDQHADVVSPDGSQVEVMVLPTDEEAVIAHAAIDLAEG, from the coding sequence ATGGGTATCGTTCTGACATTCAACGCAGGCTCCTCAAGCTTGAAGTTCAGCGGCTTCAAGCGAACAGAAGGAGATCCATCCCGTCTGTTCAAAGGGCATTTCGACGCTGGAAAAGCGCCCGATAGCCTGACAATCGAGCTGTCAACTGGCGAGGATTTTGCCTTAGGGCTTGAACAGTCCGGCGATCTATCGTCCGCCTTCGAAACGCTGCTTCGCTGGAGTTCCCAACACCAATCCGCTGGCAACATCGACGCGATTGGCCACAGGATCGTTCATGGCGGCCTGACCTACACGAACCCGATCGTCTTGGACGATGCTTCGTTGTCTGAGCTCGCGAAGTTGGAGCCTCTTGCACCGCTTCACCAGCCCTTCAATCTTAAAGGCGTCCGGCTTGCACGCCGGGCGTTTCCGGGCGTGCCGCAGATTGGATGCTTCGACACCGCGTTTCATCGAAGGCACCCATTTGTGAACGACACTTTTGGGTTGCCCTATCGCTTCTTTGACGAGGGCGTTCGTCGTTACGGCTTTCATGGTCTCTCATACACTTCGATCAGCGAGGCACTGGGTCGGCGCGATCCAAAATTCGCAAAGGCGAAAGTTATCGTGGCGCATTTGGGAAGCGGGGCATCCATGTGCGCCATCCGAGAGGGCCAAAGCATCGGATCCACAATGGGATTTTCAGCGCTTGACGGTCTTCCGATGGGAACGCGGTGCGGTCAGCTCGACCCAGGAGTCCTGATCTACCTTATGGAAACGCATGGGCTCGACAGGGCGGAGCTCACCGATCTTTTGTACCGTGAGTCCGGTCTTCTGGGCATTTCTGGCATCAGCAATGACATGCGGGTCTTGTTGGAGAGCGACCGTCCGCGAGCGCAAGACGCTATCGATTATTTCGTTTTCCGCATTCGGCGTGAAATTGGCGCGATGACGGCGGTGTTGGGCGGGCTGGACGCGTTGGTCTTTACTGGGGGTATCGGCGAGAACTCGGCTGTCGTCCGTGAACGTATTTGTGCCGACTTTGGGTGGCTAGGTTTATCCATTGATCCATCGAAGAACGACCAGCATGCCGATGTCGTCAGCCCTGACGGGTCACAGGTGGAGGTTATGGTGTTGCCGACTGATGAAGAGGCAGTTATCGCCCACGCCGCGATTGATCTGGCGGAAGGGTAA
- a CDS encoding DUF4159 domain-containing protein has product MGGMIGLSALSFTAPLALLGLLALPALWWLLRATPPQPVRTFFPPVEILRKLEQPEQTPDKTPWWLLLLRLLLLAALILAFAGPQWRAGNAIALPGASDDPILLVIESDWASAHNWTQRIQQAERIADAAAQQGRPIALLAVPQPTSTAPFPSDGAAAASQLDDLQPHPARLDRLAVAERVSEYLQTDAWTNPAIIWMTSGLAEPTPSDDNARAPAWIEPLLQMGNLAIIPGASPELALTLDGGRDGPAALIHTVRSDPQTEPSFPTDFRARSVIAYDAAGRQLATVPLTNAEGVTAERIAFDLPSDLRNDIARIAAQPVLHAGEVLLIDDRNERRQVAIISGDRADQAQPLLSAATYLQRALQPLADVRAPRTGDGNSEVRRAIANGADVIILAGSLSLVPGTVADLSPWIESGGVLIRFASAGLASNPDPLLPVPLRAVDRQFGGALTWEQPQNIAPFRASSPFAGLTVPSEIVIERQVLSEPGSALATNTYAELSDATPLVTGQHRGLGHLILFHVTAETSWSNLPLSGLFVDMLGRLIELAVPNTSRARNAERTGALAVDDTTARQGEAQALNPRQTLNAFGTLGGVPSFAETLVLAAGVEPLATVGTPPGFYGPPSSPFALNLFDGDPYLVAARPDLLRESGAGLLVIDEHEGTDLRTGLFTLAILLALTDAAIVLALSGGLLRGRVASSASVGFLACVLVVVDPAGTVAQTNEADALQKIIAASNETRFAYVLTGESDIDRRSREGISGISRILTQRTAFEPAPPFGIDPATDELSVYPLLYWPMPDTPMAVPEALVERIDAYMKNGGTILFDTRDEASDAFSNALTPQTANLRALLGALDIPPLEPVPDDHVLTKSFYLIDAYPGRYPNGPLWVERLPDSPDDVDRPARGGDGVSAIMITSNDFASAWALSNDGRPLYPTSPPNPLQREFAYRTGVNIAMYVMTGNYKADQVHIPALLERLIQ; this is encoded by the coding sequence ATGGGCGGCATGATCGGCCTGTCAGCCCTTAGCTTCACAGCACCTCTCGCGCTTTTAGGCTTGCTTGCCTTACCCGCGCTGTGGTGGCTCTTGCGCGCAACGCCACCTCAACCCGTTCGGACCTTTTTTCCGCCCGTTGAGATCCTGCGAAAACTTGAGCAGCCTGAGCAGACACCGGACAAAACACCGTGGTGGCTCTTGCTTTTGCGCCTGCTGCTGCTCGCCGCACTGATCTTGGCGTTCGCGGGACCACAATGGCGCGCTGGGAACGCGATCGCGCTCCCCGGCGCGTCGGATGATCCAATCCTGCTCGTTATCGAAAGCGACTGGGCGAGCGCTCACAACTGGACCCAACGCATTCAGCAAGCCGAGCGGATTGCCGATGCAGCCGCCCAGCAAGGCCGTCCGATCGCTTTGTTGGCAGTTCCGCAGCCGACGAGCACAGCACCATTTCCCTCGGATGGCGCTGCGGCAGCTTCACAACTAGACGACCTCCAGCCCCATCCGGCACGACTTGATCGGTTGGCGGTCGCCGAACGGGTCAGTGAATACCTCCAGACTGATGCCTGGACCAATCCAGCGATCATCTGGATGACAAGCGGTTTGGCCGAGCCCACCCCAAGTGATGACAACGCTCGGGCGCCCGCCTGGATCGAGCCCCTACTCCAAATGGGAAACCTCGCGATCATCCCAGGCGCCTCGCCAGAGCTTGCACTGACCCTTGACGGTGGGCGCGACGGCCCAGCCGCGCTAATCCACACCGTGCGGTCTGACCCGCAAACGGAGCCGTCCTTCCCAACTGATTTCAGGGCCCGTTCGGTGATTGCCTACGACGCAGCGGGGCGTCAGTTGGCAACCGTACCGTTGACTAATGCGGAGGGGGTCACTGCCGAACGTATCGCCTTTGACCTACCCAGCGACTTGCGAAATGACATTGCGAGAATAGCCGCCCAGCCGGTTTTACACGCAGGCGAGGTTCTCCTGATCGACGATCGAAATGAGCGTCGGCAGGTTGCCATTATCAGCGGCGATAGGGCTGACCAGGCCCAGCCGCTTCTATCCGCAGCAACCTACCTTCAGCGCGCTCTTCAACCATTGGCGGACGTTCGTGCCCCGCGAACTGGCGACGGTAACAGTGAGGTGCGACGGGCGATAGCAAATGGTGCGGACGTCATCATCCTGGCAGGCTCGCTAAGCCTTGTGCCCGGCACCGTAGCCGACCTTTCTCCGTGGATCGAAAGCGGCGGGGTGCTTATCCGATTTGCTAGCGCCGGGCTTGCTTCTAATCCAGATCCGCTGTTGCCCGTCCCGTTGCGCGCCGTCGATAGGCAGTTCGGTGGGGCGCTGACCTGGGAACAGCCGCAAAACATTGCACCGTTCAGGGCATCCAGTCCATTTGCTGGGCTAACCGTGCCCAGCGAGATTGTTATTGAAAGGCAAGTCCTAAGCGAACCGGGAAGCGCGCTCGCCACCAACACGTATGCTGAGCTGAGTGATGCGACCCCGCTTGTTACGGGTCAGCACAGAGGCTTGGGCCACCTGATCCTGTTCCATGTGACGGCGGAAACCAGCTGGTCGAACCTGCCCTTATCAGGTCTGTTCGTCGATATGTTGGGGCGGCTTATCGAACTGGCGGTTCCCAACACGAGCCGAGCGCGAAACGCCGAACGGACAGGTGCGCTGGCCGTTGACGACACAACGGCCCGCCAGGGCGAGGCTCAAGCCCTGAACCCGCGTCAGACGCTGAACGCCTTCGGCACTCTCGGCGGGGTCCCATCCTTCGCCGAAACCTTGGTTCTGGCCGCTGGCGTGGAGCCACTTGCTACCGTCGGAACCCCACCAGGGTTTTACGGCCCCCCATCATCGCCGTTCGCCCTCAATCTCTTCGATGGCGATCCCTATCTGGTCGCCGCGCGCCCGGATCTGTTGAGGGAGAGCGGTGCCGGTCTTTTGGTGATCGATGAACACGAGGGCACAGACCTGCGCACGGGGCTGTTCACACTTGCCATCTTGCTGGCCCTGACAGACGCTGCCATCGTACTTGCGCTATCCGGCGGTCTGTTGCGCGGTCGAGTTGCTTCGAGTGCCAGCGTCGGGTTTCTTGCGTGTGTGCTGGTCGTGGTTGATCCGGCCGGTACTGTTGCCCAGACCAACGAAGCGGATGCTCTGCAAAAAATCATTGCTGCAAGCAATGAGACGCGTTTCGCCTACGTACTCACCGGCGAAAGTGACATTGACCGTCGGTCCCGTGAAGGCATCTCAGGGATATCACGCATTCTCACGCAACGAACGGCTTTCGAACCGGCACCACCATTTGGCATCGACCCGGCGACCGATGAGCTATCGGTTTATCCGCTTTTGTATTGGCCAATGCCCGACACACCGATGGCCGTACCAGAGGCACTTGTGGAGCGCATTGACGCTTACATGAAAAATGGCGGCACGATCCTTTTCGATACGCGCGACGAAGCCAGCGATGCGTTTTCCAATGCCTTGACCCCGCAAACAGCCAATCTTCGCGCACTACTGGGCGCTCTTGACATTCCGCCGCTTGAGCCTGTGCCGGATGATCATGTCCTTACCAAGAGCTTCTACCTGATAGATGCTTATCCAGGGCGCTACCCCAATGGGCCTTTGTGGGTCGAACGCCTGCCGGATTCGCCCGATGATGTGGACCGTCCGGCACGCGGCGGAGATGGCGTCAGCGCCATCATGATCACGAGCAATGATTTTGCATCAGCGTGGGCACTATCAAACGATGGGCGACCGCTTTACCCCACCTCACCGCCAAACCCGCTGCAGCGCGAGTTCGCATACCGGACCGGGGTCAACATTGCCATGTACGTCATGACCGGAAATTACAAAGCCGATCAGGTGCACATTCCCGCGCTACTTGAACGGCTCATCCAATAA
- a CDS encoding DUF58 domain-containing protein — MPALMVEARRLAASLLAGLHGRKRAGPGHAFWQFRQYGVGDASSRIDWRRSARGDTLFVREMEWESAHTVRLCVDMSASMRFASPDAREPKRDRAVLLAMALASLLTAGGERVALVGGERPKTGNAALRTIAQELLTRDTDKSGKHVWSDMTAVRPREDVVILSDFLFPDDARTKLVDQLVSRGARSHFVQIVDPAEEAFPFKGRIRFEGLSKSRSNLLAGRAERWRDGYRELFLAFTDELRQIARARGWSHTLSHTDRTASIPLLSVHEALSRAKQA; from the coding sequence ATGCCGGCTTTGATGGTCGAGGCGCGCAGATTGGCGGCTTCTTTACTTGCTGGCCTGCACGGCCGCAAACGCGCCGGTCCCGGTCATGCCTTCTGGCAATTCAGGCAATATGGCGTAGGAGATGCGTCATCGCGCATCGATTGGCGTCGATCAGCACGGGGTGACACGTTATTTGTGCGCGAAATGGAGTGGGAGAGCGCCCATACGGTGCGGCTGTGTGTCGACATGTCTGCGTCCATGCGCTTCGCATCGCCCGATGCGCGCGAGCCGAAGCGAGATCGCGCGGTGCTGCTCGCGATGGCCTTGGCAAGCCTGCTGACAGCTGGTGGCGAGCGTGTCGCGCTGGTGGGAGGTGAGCGCCCGAAAACCGGCAACGCGGCGTTGCGAACAATCGCACAGGAACTGCTGACACGCGATACTGACAAGTCCGGCAAGCACGTTTGGTCGGATATGACGGCCGTGCGCCCACGGGAAGATGTCGTGATCCTTTCGGATTTCCTTTTCCCTGATGACGCTCGAACAAAGCTGGTGGATCAGTTGGTTTCGCGTGGGGCCCGCTCCCACTTTGTACAGATCGTCGACCCAGCGGAAGAAGCCTTCCCATTCAAGGGACGCATAAGGTTCGAAGGCTTATCCAAAAGCCGATCAAACCTCTTGGCCGGTCGCGCAGAAAGATGGCGCGACGGATACCGCGAGCTTTTCCTCGCTTTCACAGACGAACTGAGGCAGATCGCTCGGGCACGCGGCTGGAGCCATACACTTTCCCACACGGACAGGACCGCTTCGATACCGCTGCTCAGTGTCCACGAAGCGCTTTCACGCGCAAAACAGGCTTAA
- a CDS encoding bifunctional enoyl-CoA hydratase/phosphate acetyltransferase, with protein MNDTASPQKLSDAQPRPVNVPFDELEVGQTVTVERLCTQNDLIVFAHSSGNRNPLHLPTTDYTGDGVDDVPLAPSMWLASLISAALGNHLPGPGSLYLSQNLRFHARASVGDLLRISLKVLELREAREVLLATTVRSADDALLVDGQASVRAPSRPLFLGDIDVPDLQVQKHAHFDALLARAQELPPMPVAVVAPDDPNSLGGALLARDEGLIKPILVGSRSRIAEAAGELSISLQGIELIDIEDEPTAAARAVELVHQGAARAVMKGHLHTDHLLKHVLKSDGGLRTGKRISHVFVMDVPGRQSPILITDAAINIAPDLKTKVHIVQNAIDLARAIGFDVPKVGILSAVETVNPALPSTIDAAVLSKMADRGQITGGMVDGPLAMDNAVDIGAARTKGITSLVAGYANVLVAPNLEAGNMLAKELTFLANAEAAGLLVGASVPVILTSRADGDKARLASCALAVLYEVWLRTGLPVAPGLFGAQDGDAS; from the coding sequence ATGAACGACACAGCTTCCCCCCAAAAACTTTCTGACGCGCAGCCGCGTCCGGTAAACGTGCCTTTTGATGAGCTCGAGGTTGGCCAGACCGTGACTGTTGAGCGGTTGTGTACCCAAAACGACCTCATTGTTTTCGCCCATTCTTCGGGCAATCGGAATCCGCTTCATTTGCCCACCACCGATTATACCGGCGATGGCGTCGACGACGTGCCGCTCGCACCATCCATGTGGCTGGCTTCGTTGATTTCTGCGGCGCTTGGTAATCACCTGCCTGGTCCCGGTAGCCTGTATCTGTCGCAGAACCTGAGGTTTCATGCCCGGGCAAGCGTAGGCGACTTACTGCGCATAAGTCTGAAGGTGCTCGAGCTTCGCGAGGCGCGTGAGGTTTTGCTGGCGACGACCGTACGGAGCGCAGACGACGCATTGCTTGTTGACGGTCAAGCAAGTGTGCGGGCGCCAAGCCGCCCTCTTTTTCTTGGCGATATCGACGTCCCAGACCTTCAGGTGCAAAAACATGCGCATTTCGATGCGCTTCTGGCTCGCGCTCAAGAATTGCCCCCAATGCCGGTTGCTGTGGTTGCTCCGGATGATCCCAATTCGCTGGGGGGCGCGCTTCTCGCACGAGATGAGGGGCTGATTAAGCCGATTTTGGTCGGATCGAGATCAAGGATAGCAGAGGCTGCCGGTGAACTTTCGATTTCACTTCAAGGCATTGAACTGATCGATATTGAAGATGAGCCTACAGCGGCTGCGCGTGCGGTCGAATTGGTTCACCAGGGCGCTGCACGCGCGGTGATGAAGGGGCATTTGCACACCGATCACCTTCTGAAGCATGTTTTGAAGTCTGATGGCGGGCTTCGGACAGGCAAGCGTATCAGCCATGTTTTCGTTATGGACGTGCCCGGCCGTCAAAGCCCAATTCTCATTACCGATGCGGCGATCAACATTGCCCCAGATTTAAAAACCAAGGTCCACATCGTTCAGAACGCTATCGACCTGGCGCGAGCTATTGGGTTCGACGTTCCCAAGGTGGGGATCTTATCAGCGGTGGAGACGGTCAACCCCGCCCTGCCATCGACAATTGATGCAGCTGTGCTTTCGAAGATGGCGGATCGTGGTCAGATAACGGGCGGCATGGTTGACGGTCCATTGGCGATGGATAATGCCGTCGATATTGGTGCCGCCCGCACCAAGGGCATCACCAGCCTTGTTGCTGGCTATGCCAATGTGCTCGTGGCGCCCAATCTTGAGGCGGGCAACATGCTCGCTAAGGAGCTGACGTTCCTGGCCAACGCGGAAGCTGCTGGGCTTCTGGTGGGAGCCAGTGTCCCCGTCATCCTGACAAGTAGGGCAGATGGCGACAAAGCGCGATTAGCATCGTGTGCGCTCGCGGTCCTCTATGAGGTTTGGTTGAGGACGGGATTACCGGTCGCTCCGGGCCTTTTCGGTGCCCAAGATGGCGATGCGTCCTGA
- a CDS encoding metallophosphoesterase, with product MSFRIAHLSDVHLGPMPVVSIRDLLSKRAIGFLNWHKNRGRSFRSSVTDQLVGDIKAKKPNHIVVTGDLVNIGLDAEYGRARTFLEQLGDPADVSAIPGNHDAYVQGALGQFNANCGDFFEGDQPDKEVGQPYPFGRYRGPVCVIGISSAVATAPFMATGFVDRRQRRALQRLLAQAEGHFRVVLVHHPPFPKATHWHKRLINEAQLREDIFDGGAELVLHGHTHLPTQTTISSRSGPVPVFGVSSAAQAPGGHKPAAAYTLFTIARSTDGWLLSFERRGYADRSDTIDTLERGEVAISRKLT from the coding sequence ATGTCTTTTCGCATTGCACACCTATCAGACGTTCACCTAGGGCCAATGCCAGTGGTGAGCATACGAGATCTTCTTTCAAAGCGTGCGATTGGTTTCCTCAACTGGCACAAAAACCGAGGTAGATCCTTCCGCAGCTCTGTTACCGATCAGCTTGTTGGCGACATAAAAGCCAAAAAACCGAACCATATCGTTGTTACTGGGGACTTGGTGAACATTGGCCTTGATGCCGAATATGGGCGCGCGCGAACCTTCCTTGAACAACTTGGCGACCCTGCAGACGTTTCCGCTATCCCGGGCAATCACGACGCTTACGTGCAGGGAGCACTTGGTCAGTTTAACGCCAATTGTGGTGATTTCTTTGAAGGGGATCAGCCAGATAAGGAAGTTGGGCAGCCCTATCCGTTCGGTCGCTATCGCGGCCCGGTTTGCGTCATCGGGATATCATCGGCGGTCGCGACTGCACCGTTCATGGCAACTGGATTTGTCGATCGCCGCCAAAGGCGCGCTTTACAGCGACTACTGGCGCAAGCGGAAGGACACTTCCGCGTTGTTCTCGTTCACCACCCGCCATTCCCTAAAGCAACCCATTGGCACAAAAGGCTGATCAACGAGGCTCAGCTTCGGGAGGATATTTTTGATGGAGGTGCCGAGCTGGTTTTGCACGGGCACACGCACTTGCCCACGCAAACAACGATATCCAGTCGATCTGGACCCGTACCCGTGTTTGGCGTTTCCTCAGCTGCACAGGCTCCCGGTGGCCATAAGCCAGCGGCAGCCTACACGCTTTTCACCATAGCTCGGAGCACGGACGGCTGGTTGCTCAGCTTTGAAAGGCGAGGCTATGCAGATCGGAGCGATACGATCGATACACTCGAACGCGGGGAGGTCGCCATTTCGCGGAAGCTGACCTAG
- a CDS encoding glutathione S-transferase family protein, whose amino-acid sequence MGLLVDGVWQDQWYDTRKTGGKFVRSQSQFRHWVTAHGDAGLSGVGGFKAEPGRYHLYVSLACPWAHRTLIMRKLKGLEDMISVDVVSPLMYEKGWVFDDQQPEATSDRLFGSSALSEVYVKADPTYSGRVTVPILWDKAQNAMVSNESSEIIRMLNSAFDGVGATPADYYPQNHRVEIDALNERIYDAINNGVYKSGFATTQEAYHEAVTTLFEALDEVEERLSRNRYLVGDQITEADWRLFTTLIRFDAVYVGHFKCNVRRISDYANLSGYLRELFQWPGIAETVSFDHIKRHYYASHETINPTRIVPVGPELDLDSPHGRDHLRAAA is encoded by the coding sequence ATGGGGCTTTTGGTTGACGGCGTGTGGCAAGATCAATGGTACGATACCCGTAAGACCGGCGGAAAGTTCGTCCGCTCCCAATCCCAGTTTCGCCATTGGGTCACCGCTCATGGTGACGCCGGGCTATCGGGCGTTGGAGGGTTCAAGGCGGAGCCTGGGCGCTACCATTTGTACGTATCCCTCGCCTGCCCGTGGGCCCATCGCACGCTGATTATGCGCAAGCTCAAAGGTCTTGAGGACATGATATCGGTCGATGTCGTCTCCCCACTCATGTACGAAAAAGGTTGGGTTTTCGACGATCAGCAACCCGAAGCAACATCAGACCGACTATTCGGATCATCAGCGCTTTCGGAAGTCTACGTGAAAGCCGATCCAACTTACTCCGGACGTGTCACGGTCCCGATCCTTTGGGACAAAGCGCAGAACGCAATGGTGTCAAACGAGTCGTCGGAGATTATCCGTATGCTCAACAGCGCCTTTGACGGCGTTGGTGCAACGCCCGCAGATTACTATCCGCAAAACCACCGCGTTGAGATCGATGCTCTGAACGAGCGGATCTACGACGCGATCAACAATGGCGTTTACAAATCAGGCTTTGCAACCACACAGGAAGCCTACCACGAAGCGGTCACAACACTGTTTGAAGCTCTCGATGAAGTTGAAGAGCGACTATCTCGGAACCGCTATCTGGTTGGGGATCAAATCACCGAAGCAGATTGGCGGCTGTTCACAACGCTGATCCGATTTGACGCGGTGTACGTCGGCCACTTCAAATGCAATGTCCGCCGGATTTCAGACTACGCTAATCTCTCGGGCTACTTGCGCGAGCTCTTTCAATGGCCAGGAATCGCCGAAACGGTCAGCTTCGATCATATCAAACGCCACTACTATGCCAGTCATGAGACGATCAATCCGACGCGGATTGTACCAGTTGGACCTGAACTCGACCTGGATTCACCGCACGGTCGAGATCATCTTCGCGCAGCAGCGTGA
- a CDS encoding N-acetyltransferase: MTSPNALSASARPSAGPAIGPSFSLVPFDPTNAPDVDRLHASVFGPGRFARTAFRLREQAEPIASFCFTAMDRDNLIGAVTVSRIRVGADRGVLLGPLAVVPSQRERGVGRALLAKAVERAFLSGEPFVLLVGDKPYYEPFGFTPCAADQIVMPGPVAPDRLLVARGPLCADDMPKGVARGERQTRLPRRT, translated from the coding sequence ATGACCTCCCCCAATGCCCTAAGCGCCAGTGCCCGGCCTTCTGCAGGCCCGGCGATCGGCCCTTCGTTCTCTCTTGTTCCGTTTGATCCGACAAACGCACCCGACGTGGACCGTCTGCACGCGTCAGTTTTCGGGCCCGGCCGCTTCGCCCGCACCGCGTTTCGGCTGCGTGAGCAGGCCGAACCGATTGCATCCTTCTGCTTTACGGCGATGGATCGAGATAACCTCATCGGCGCTGTGACTGTCTCGCGCATCCGCGTTGGCGCTGACCGTGGCGTTTTGCTGGGCCCGCTCGCAGTTGTGCCTTCCCAACGCGAGCGTGGCGTTGGTCGTGCGTTGCTTGCTAAGGCTGTTGAGCGCGCTTTTCTTTCTGGGGAACCGTTCGTGCTGCTCGTTGGCGACAAGCCATATTATGAACCGTTTGGCTTCACGCCCTGCGCAGCCGATCAGATCGTTATGCCCGGTCCCGTTGCGCCAGACCGCTTGTTGGTTGCGCGTGGGCCTCTATGCGCGGATGATATGCCCAAGGGGGTCGCGCGCGGAGAGCGGCAAACTCGACTGCCGCGTCGAACATAA
- a CDS encoding ATP-binding cassette domain-containing protein produces MIEMEGAGISFSTGADFTYDLSISKGEGVGLIGPSGAGKSTLLAMLGGFLPIDRGSVCLDGKNHTASPPAHRPVSMMFQSNNVFDHLDVATNVGLGISPQFSRKSSDLSVVLDALNQVGLAGFEDRRAHTLSGGEAQRVALARALVRDRPVLLLDEPFAALGPSMRAGFTDLLARFKSQHHLTMLIISHSPYELQPLCERLVFIDKGSIAQDGPFDRLMDSDPDTPIGRYLGTRGLMTDKRG; encoded by the coding sequence ATGATTGAGATGGAAGGTGCGGGCATTTCATTCTCGACGGGCGCGGACTTCACCTATGACTTGAGCATTTCGAAGGGCGAGGGTGTGGGCCTTATCGGTCCGAGCGGAGCTGGGAAATCGACGCTGTTAGCCATGCTTGGTGGGTTCCTGCCTATCGACAGAGGCAGCGTCTGTCTCGACGGCAAAAACCATACGGCGTCACCACCGGCTCACCGCCCTGTGTCCATGATGTTCCAGTCGAACAATGTGTTCGATCATCTTGATGTCGCGACCAATGTTGGGCTTGGAATCAGCCCACAATTTTCGCGAAAATCCAGTGACTTATCGGTTGTGCTCGATGCTCTGAATCAGGTTGGGTTAGCGGGATTTGAAGACCGGCGCGCCCACACGCTTTCAGGTGGCGAAGCGCAGCGCGTAGCGCTCGCCCGCGCATTGGTTCGGGATCGGCCGGTTCTTCTTCTGGATGAACCTTTTGCTGCGCTGGGGCCTTCAATGCGTGCGGGGTTCACCGACTTACTGGCTCGCTTTAAATCCCAGCATCACCTCACGATGTTGATCATCTCTCACTCGCCTTATGAGCTTCAACCTCTTTGTGAACGCCTCGTCTTTATCGATAAGGGCAGCATCGCGCAGGACGGGCCGTTTGATAGGCTGATGGACAGCGATCCCGACACGCCAATCGGACGTTATCTGGGCACGCGAGGCCTCATGACCGACAAAAGAGGGTAG